One Clavelina lepadiformis chromosome 1, kaClaLepa1.1, whole genome shotgun sequence genomic region harbors:
- the LOC143445520 gene encoding adhesion G-protein coupled receptor G7-like isoform X3, producing MISLQPDLKGCCFFIVLLAQSSVQNSGLATAITNTTSYMITNSEIVNCSITSTTSHENTTADLSFYDILMEETSSLKMNSQDASTELTTVYVITLNETTASTVPVSYDDLFVNLTTPANNTESNVSEDSTTDLTTLNTTTQIYTTVNSTSAAYNTEPSVSEDLTTDLTTLNTTTQEYTTVISTSAGQNIANLTTFTATSETNLTATVSSDIDIPTYNTESTTSENSTTDLTTISSIIVNTTTVGATSELEPCDQSCDGCAGCDYNNISECACECIVGYQPTRDGKCDPVFCPQSTVMYPNSSDLINVTFPQTQSGFRNSSAEKCPINTSNSGKPYGTRSCSVNGTWNQPKWLSSCNTTAENYINAIFISTMEQQEAADNLEILTSSPDSLTSNEISLTVEALNNVVNVGTLNDKISSAVVATIGNLLSVSEEDLQQSGQAVSLMQTLDSVGEKVELNDGEIFQEINPAVAVVVVQLTSAEAQGNIGYQFASLRIPKELGLRSDQLSLFFDAPSLTTSSYIQVPPNALQTTLDNRVSFYAFPDDKLFRATDTSNMYSGDEFVASEVILSATVVNATGPVVNLDEPVVMQFFLNSTITSNITLEGKCVFWNETGNGFWSNKSLVSQNISNEFAECRFNHLTNFATLFSTIPVDTPGLDLVTIIGSSISIFSLVLLVATFTFVKKMRTRGKFRSAFLLVNLGMALLILNISLIISEAPSLPTPSTGCTAIAVLIHFSLLSSLAWMMVEGVNIYIVVVHTMYARIHITNRRVIIPSLLWGWLMPAIFVAIVAGVDINNYTRNDSECWLSVDVEIYLIVIPAAVILGINLFFYIAIVARVVCCRRNLTAGQNRTSETRKNVLFSITLFITLGGTWLIAFPISAIQHADDNVSIVFAYIFSVLTALQGFFLFLLYVVRQYFTKDLFKAVARLSFSKSTSTFSNLNTNMRNYQIPRPDIVLERSTATDS from the exons ATGATTTCTTTACAACCGGATCTTAAAGGttgctgtttttttattgtctTGTTAGCACAAAGCTCTGTACAAA ATTCTGGTCTAGCAACAGCAATTACAAACACCACATCATATATGATTACAAATTCTGAAATCGTGAACTGCTCAATAACAA GTACAACCAGTCACGAAAATACAACTGCAGATTTATCTTTCTATG ATATATTAATGGAGGAAACATCATCATTGAAAATGAATTCACAAGACGCCAGCACTGAGTTGACCACAGTTT ATGTTATAACATTAAACGAAACAACAGCAAGTACAGTCCCAGTATCTTATGACGACTTATTTGTCAACTTAACCACACCTG CAAATAATACAGAATCTAATGTTTCCGAAGACTCAACCACTGATTTGACTACATTAA atacAACAACTCAGATATATACAACTGTTAAttcaacatctgctg CATATAATACAGAACCCAGTGTTTCCGAAGACTTAACTACCGATTTGACCACATTAA ATACAACAACTCAAGAATATACAACTGTTAtctcaacatctgctg GTCAAAACATTGCAAACTTGACCACTTTTACTGCTACAAGTGAAACAA ATTTAACAGCTACTGTTTCAAGTGACATCGACATTCCCA CATATAATACAGAATCTACTACTTCCGAAAACTCAACCACTGATTTGACTACTATAA GTTCAATTATTGTAAATACGACCACTGTTGGTGCCACAAGTGAATTGG AACCATGTGACCAAAGCTGTGATGGTTGTGCCGGTTGTGATTATAACAACATAAGTGAATGTGCTTGTGAATGTATTGTTGGATACCAGCCTACTAGAGATGGAAAGTGTGATCCTG ttttctgTCCACAAAGCACTGTAATGTATCCCAACAGTTCAGATCTCATAAATGTGACATTTCCTCAAACTCAATCTGGATTTCGAAATTCATCTGCAGAGAAATGTCCCATAAATACATcaaatt CGGGAAAACCATATGGAACTAGGTCATGCAGTGTAAATGGAACATGGAATCAACCAAAATGGCTTTCCTCATGTAACACAACTGCTGAG AATTATATCAATGCAATTTTCATTTCAACGATGGAACAACAAGAGGCAGCTGATAATcttgaaattttaacttcaAGTCCAGACAGTTTAACCTCAAATGAGATTTCTTTAACTGTGGAAGCTTTAAATAATGTTGTTAATGTCGGGACATTGAATGATAAG atttCATCTGCTGTTGTGGCCACAATTGGAAACTTACTCAGTGTATCTGAGGAGGACCTTCAGCAAAGTGGTCAAGCTGTAAG CTTAATGCAAACTCTGGATTCAGTTGGAGAAAAAGTTGAACTAAATGATGGcgaaatatttcaagaaattaaTCCCGCAGTGGCAGTTGTCGTAGTGCAACTTACAAGTGCAG AGGCGCAAGGAAACATTGGATATCAGTTTGCTTCCTTACGAATTCCAAAAGAACTTGGCTTAAGGTCAGATCAACTGAGCTTATTTTTTGATGCACCAAGTTTAACTACGTCATCTTACATCCAAGTACCACCAAATGCACTGCAGACAACACTAG ATAACCGAGTGAGCTTCTATGCTTTTCCTGATGATAAACTTTTTCGAGCCACCGACACGAGCAACATGTATTCTGGAGATGAATTTGTTGCTTCGGAGGTCATCTTATCAGCTACAGTTGTCAATGCTACAGGACCTGTTGTAAATCTTGATGAACCAGTTGTAATGCAGTTCTTTTTAAATTCG ACCATTACATCAAATATAACCCTTGAAGGAAAATGTGTGTTCTGGAATGAAACTGGAAATGGTTTCTGGTCAAATAAAAGCTTGGTTAGCCAGAATATCAGTAATGAGTTTGCTGAGTGTCGATTCAATCACCTCACCAACTTTGCCACGTTATTT TCCACGATACCCGTAGACACACCTGGACTTGACCTTGTTACAATTATTGGATCCTCTATTTCAATCTTTAGTTTGGTTCTGCTGGTAGCGACGTTTACATTTGTGAA aaaaatgcgAACTCGAGGTAAATTCCGATCGGCATTTCTTTTGGTCAACCTTGGAATGGCGCTTTTGATCCTTAATATTTCACTGATCATAAGCGAGGCGCCGTCATTGCCAACGCCATCTACTGGATGCACAGCGATAGCGGTGCTAATTCACTTTTCTTTGCTTTCTTCATTAGCTTGGATGATGGTGGAAGGAGTAAACATTTACATTGTTGTTGTTCAT ACGATGTACGCTCGTATCCACATCACCAATCGACGAGTGATCATTCCTTCTCTTCTATGGGGTTGGTTGATGCCTGCAATCTTTGTCGCTATAGTCGCTGGTGTTGACATAAACAACTACACGAGAAATGATTCAGA GTGTTGGTTATCTGTGGACGTGGAAATTTATTTGATCGTCATCCCGGCTGCAGTGATATTGGGCATTAatcttttcttttacattgCAATTGTTGCACGTGTTGTGTGTTGTAGACGAAATTTGACTGCAGGCCAG AATCGGACTTCAGAAACTCGCAAGAATGTGTTGTTTTCCATAACTCTGTTTATAACACTTGGAGGAACTTGGTTGATCGCATTTCCGATTTCAGCAATACAACACGCAGATGATAACGTTTCCATCGTATTTGCATACATTTTTAGCGTCCTAACTGCCCTGCAAG GTTTCTTCTTGTTTTTGCTGTACGTGGTACGACAATATTTTACCAAAGATTTGTTTAAAGCTGTTGCTAGGCTATCATTTTCGAAATCTACCTCAACTTTCAGCAATCTGAATACGAACATGAGAAATTACCAGATTCCACGTCCAGATATTGTGTTGGAAAG GTCGACAGCAACGGATAGTTAA
- the LOC143445520 gene encoding adhesion G-protein coupled receptor G7-like isoform X6, which yields MITNSEIVNCSITSTTSHENTTADLSFYDILMEETSSLKMNSQDASTELTTVYVITLNETTASTVPVSYDDLFVNLTTPANNTESNVSEDSTTDLTTLNTTTQIYTTVNSTSAAYNTEPSVSEDLTTDLTTLNTTTQEYTTVISTSAGQNIANLTTFTATSETNLTATVSSDIDIPTYNTESTTSENSTTDLTTISSIIVNTTTVGATSELGNLTTSITFSTQAALTEPCDQSCDGCAGCDYNNISECACECIVGYQPTRDGKCDPVFCPQSTVMYPNSSDLINVTFPQTQSGFRNSSAEKCPINTSNSGKPYGTRSCSVNGTWNQPKWLSSCNTTAENYINAIFISTMEQQEAADNLEILTSSPDSLTSNEISLTVEALNNVVNVGTLNDKISSAVVATIGNLLSVSEEDLQQSGQAVSLMQTLDSVGEKVELNDGEIFQEINPAVAVVVVQLTSAEAQGNIGYQFASLRIPKELGLRSDQLSLFFDAPSLTTSSYIQVPPNALQTTLDNRVSFYAFPDDKLFRATDTSNMYSGDEFVASEVILSATVVNATGPVVNLDEPVVMQFFLNSTITSNITLEGKCVFWNETGNGFWSNKSLVSQNISNEFAECRFNHLTNFATLFSTIPVDTPGLDLVTIIGSSISIFSLVLLVATFTFVKKMRTRGKFRSAFLLVNLGMALLILNISLIISEAPSLPTPSTGCTAIAVLIHFSLLSSLAWMMVEGVNIYIVVVHTMYARIHITNRRVIIPSLLWGWLMPAIFVAIVAGVDINNYTRNDSECWLSVDVEIYLIVIPAAVILGINLFFYIAIVARVVCCRRNLTAGQNRTSETRKNVLFSITLFITLGGTWLIAFPISAIQHADDNVSIVFAYIFSVLTALQGFFLFLLYVVRQYFTKDLFKAVARLSFSKSTSTFSNLNTNMRNYQIPRPDIVLERSTATDS from the exons ATGATTACAAATTCTGAAATCGTGAACTGCTCAATAACAA GTACAACCAGTCACGAAAATACAACTGCAGATTTATCTTTCTATG ATATATTAATGGAGGAAACATCATCATTGAAAATGAATTCACAAGACGCCAGCACTGAGTTGACCACAGTTT ATGTTATAACATTAAACGAAACAACAGCAAGTACAGTCCCAGTATCTTATGACGACTTATTTGTCAACTTAACCACACCTG CAAATAATACAGAATCTAATGTTTCCGAAGACTCAACCACTGATTTGACTACATTAA atacAACAACTCAGATATATACAACTGTTAAttcaacatctgctg CATATAATACAGAACCCAGTGTTTCCGAAGACTTAACTACCGATTTGACCACATTAA ATACAACAACTCAAGAATATACAACTGTTAtctcaacatctgctg GTCAAAACATTGCAAACTTGACCACTTTTACTGCTACAAGTGAAACAA ATTTAACAGCTACTGTTTCAAGTGACATCGACATTCCCA CATATAATACAGAATCTACTACTTCCGAAAACTCAACCACTGATTTGACTACTATAA GTTCAATTATTGTAAATACGACCACTGTTGGTGCCACAAGTGAATTGG GTAACTTAACAACTTCCATAACTTTTTCAACACAAGCAGCACTTACTG AACCATGTGACCAAAGCTGTGATGGTTGTGCCGGTTGTGATTATAACAACATAAGTGAATGTGCTTGTGAATGTATTGTTGGATACCAGCCTACTAGAGATGGAAAGTGTGATCCTG ttttctgTCCACAAAGCACTGTAATGTATCCCAACAGTTCAGATCTCATAAATGTGACATTTCCTCAAACTCAATCTGGATTTCGAAATTCATCTGCAGAGAAATGTCCCATAAATACATcaaatt CGGGAAAACCATATGGAACTAGGTCATGCAGTGTAAATGGAACATGGAATCAACCAAAATGGCTTTCCTCATGTAACACAACTGCTGAG AATTATATCAATGCAATTTTCATTTCAACGATGGAACAACAAGAGGCAGCTGATAATcttgaaattttaacttcaAGTCCAGACAGTTTAACCTCAAATGAGATTTCTTTAACTGTGGAAGCTTTAAATAATGTTGTTAATGTCGGGACATTGAATGATAAG atttCATCTGCTGTTGTGGCCACAATTGGAAACTTACTCAGTGTATCTGAGGAGGACCTTCAGCAAAGTGGTCAAGCTGTAAG CTTAATGCAAACTCTGGATTCAGTTGGAGAAAAAGTTGAACTAAATGATGGcgaaatatttcaagaaattaaTCCCGCAGTGGCAGTTGTCGTAGTGCAACTTACAAGTGCAG AGGCGCAAGGAAACATTGGATATCAGTTTGCTTCCTTACGAATTCCAAAAGAACTTGGCTTAAGGTCAGATCAACTGAGCTTATTTTTTGATGCACCAAGTTTAACTACGTCATCTTACATCCAAGTACCACCAAATGCACTGCAGACAACACTAG ATAACCGAGTGAGCTTCTATGCTTTTCCTGATGATAAACTTTTTCGAGCCACCGACACGAGCAACATGTATTCTGGAGATGAATTTGTTGCTTCGGAGGTCATCTTATCAGCTACAGTTGTCAATGCTACAGGACCTGTTGTAAATCTTGATGAACCAGTTGTAATGCAGTTCTTTTTAAATTCG ACCATTACATCAAATATAACCCTTGAAGGAAAATGTGTGTTCTGGAATGAAACTGGAAATGGTTTCTGGTCAAATAAAAGCTTGGTTAGCCAGAATATCAGTAATGAGTTTGCTGAGTGTCGATTCAATCACCTCACCAACTTTGCCACGTTATTT TCCACGATACCCGTAGACACACCTGGACTTGACCTTGTTACAATTATTGGATCCTCTATTTCAATCTTTAGTTTGGTTCTGCTGGTAGCGACGTTTACATTTGTGAA aaaaatgcgAACTCGAGGTAAATTCCGATCGGCATTTCTTTTGGTCAACCTTGGAATGGCGCTTTTGATCCTTAATATTTCACTGATCATAAGCGAGGCGCCGTCATTGCCAACGCCATCTACTGGATGCACAGCGATAGCGGTGCTAATTCACTTTTCTTTGCTTTCTTCATTAGCTTGGATGATGGTGGAAGGAGTAAACATTTACATTGTTGTTGTTCAT ACGATGTACGCTCGTATCCACATCACCAATCGACGAGTGATCATTCCTTCTCTTCTATGGGGTTGGTTGATGCCTGCAATCTTTGTCGCTATAGTCGCTGGTGTTGACATAAACAACTACACGAGAAATGATTCAGA GTGTTGGTTATCTGTGGACGTGGAAATTTATTTGATCGTCATCCCGGCTGCAGTGATATTGGGCATTAatcttttcttttacattgCAATTGTTGCACGTGTTGTGTGTTGTAGACGAAATTTGACTGCAGGCCAG AATCGGACTTCAGAAACTCGCAAGAATGTGTTGTTTTCCATAACTCTGTTTATAACACTTGGAGGAACTTGGTTGATCGCATTTCCGATTTCAGCAATACAACACGCAGATGATAACGTTTCCATCGTATTTGCATACATTTTTAGCGTCCTAACTGCCCTGCAAG GTTTCTTCTTGTTTTTGCTGTACGTGGTACGACAATATTTTACCAAAGATTTGTTTAAAGCTGTTGCTAGGCTATCATTTTCGAAATCTACCTCAACTTTCAGCAATCTGAATACGAACATGAGAAATTACCAGATTCCACGTCCAGATATTGTGTTGGAAAG GTCGACAGCAACGGATAGTTAA
- the LOC143445520 gene encoding adhesion G-protein coupled receptor G7-like isoform X7, with product MITNSEIVNCSITNILMEETSSLKMNSQDASTELTTVYVITLNETTASTVPVSYDDLFVNLTTPANNTESNVSEDSTTDLTTLNTTTQIYTTVNSTSAAYNTEPSVSEDLTTDLTTLNTTTQEYTTVISTSAGQNIANLTTFTATSETNLTATVSSDIDIPTYNTESTTSENSTTDLTTISSIIVNTTTVGATSELGNLTTSITFSTQAALTEPCDQSCDGCAGCDYNNISECACECIVGYQPTRDGKCDPVFCPQSTVMYPNSSDLINVTFPQTQSGFRNSSAEKCPINTSNSGKPYGTRSCSVNGTWNQPKWLSSCNTTAENYINAIFISTMEQQEAADNLEILTSSPDSLTSNEISLTVEALNNVVNVGTLNDKISSAVVATIGNLLSVSEEDLQQSGQAVSLMQTLDSVGEKVELNDGEIFQEINPAVAVVVVQLTSAEAQGNIGYQFASLRIPKELGLRSDQLSLFFDAPSLTTSSYIQVPPNALQTTLDNRVSFYAFPDDKLFRATDTSNMYSGDEFVASEVILSATVVNATGPVVNLDEPVVMQFFLNSTITSNITLEGKCVFWNETGNGFWSNKSLVSQNISNEFAECRFNHLTNFATLFSTIPVDTPGLDLVTIIGSSISIFSLVLLVATFTFVKKMRTRGKFRSAFLLVNLGMALLILNISLIISEAPSLPTPSTGCTAIAVLIHFSLLSSLAWMMVEGVNIYIVVVHTMYARIHITNRRVIIPSLLWGWLMPAIFVAIVAGVDINNYTRNDSECWLSVDVEIYLIVIPAAVILGINLFFYIAIVARVVCCRRNLTAGQNRTSETRKNVLFSITLFITLGGTWLIAFPISAIQHADDNVSIVFAYIFSVLTALQGFFLFLLYVVRQYFTKDLFKAVARLSFSKSTSTFSNLNTNMRNYQIPRPDIVLERSTATDS from the exons ATGATTACAAATTCTGAAATCGTGAACTGCTCAATAACAA ATATATTAATGGAGGAAACATCATCATTGAAAATGAATTCACAAGACGCCAGCACTGAGTTGACCACAGTTT ATGTTATAACATTAAACGAAACAACAGCAAGTACAGTCCCAGTATCTTATGACGACTTATTTGTCAACTTAACCACACCTG CAAATAATACAGAATCTAATGTTTCCGAAGACTCAACCACTGATTTGACTACATTAA atacAACAACTCAGATATATACAACTGTTAAttcaacatctgctg CATATAATACAGAACCCAGTGTTTCCGAAGACTTAACTACCGATTTGACCACATTAA ATACAACAACTCAAGAATATACAACTGTTAtctcaacatctgctg GTCAAAACATTGCAAACTTGACCACTTTTACTGCTACAAGTGAAACAA ATTTAACAGCTACTGTTTCAAGTGACATCGACATTCCCA CATATAATACAGAATCTACTACTTCCGAAAACTCAACCACTGATTTGACTACTATAA GTTCAATTATTGTAAATACGACCACTGTTGGTGCCACAAGTGAATTGG GTAACTTAACAACTTCCATAACTTTTTCAACACAAGCAGCACTTACTG AACCATGTGACCAAAGCTGTGATGGTTGTGCCGGTTGTGATTATAACAACATAAGTGAATGTGCTTGTGAATGTATTGTTGGATACCAGCCTACTAGAGATGGAAAGTGTGATCCTG ttttctgTCCACAAAGCACTGTAATGTATCCCAACAGTTCAGATCTCATAAATGTGACATTTCCTCAAACTCAATCTGGATTTCGAAATTCATCTGCAGAGAAATGTCCCATAAATACATcaaatt CGGGAAAACCATATGGAACTAGGTCATGCAGTGTAAATGGAACATGGAATCAACCAAAATGGCTTTCCTCATGTAACACAACTGCTGAG AATTATATCAATGCAATTTTCATTTCAACGATGGAACAACAAGAGGCAGCTGATAATcttgaaattttaacttcaAGTCCAGACAGTTTAACCTCAAATGAGATTTCTTTAACTGTGGAAGCTTTAAATAATGTTGTTAATGTCGGGACATTGAATGATAAG atttCATCTGCTGTTGTGGCCACAATTGGAAACTTACTCAGTGTATCTGAGGAGGACCTTCAGCAAAGTGGTCAAGCTGTAAG CTTAATGCAAACTCTGGATTCAGTTGGAGAAAAAGTTGAACTAAATGATGGcgaaatatttcaagaaattaaTCCCGCAGTGGCAGTTGTCGTAGTGCAACTTACAAGTGCAG AGGCGCAAGGAAACATTGGATATCAGTTTGCTTCCTTACGAATTCCAAAAGAACTTGGCTTAAGGTCAGATCAACTGAGCTTATTTTTTGATGCACCAAGTTTAACTACGTCATCTTACATCCAAGTACCACCAAATGCACTGCAGACAACACTAG ATAACCGAGTGAGCTTCTATGCTTTTCCTGATGATAAACTTTTTCGAGCCACCGACACGAGCAACATGTATTCTGGAGATGAATTTGTTGCTTCGGAGGTCATCTTATCAGCTACAGTTGTCAATGCTACAGGACCTGTTGTAAATCTTGATGAACCAGTTGTAATGCAGTTCTTTTTAAATTCG ACCATTACATCAAATATAACCCTTGAAGGAAAATGTGTGTTCTGGAATGAAACTGGAAATGGTTTCTGGTCAAATAAAAGCTTGGTTAGCCAGAATATCAGTAATGAGTTTGCTGAGTGTCGATTCAATCACCTCACCAACTTTGCCACGTTATTT TCCACGATACCCGTAGACACACCTGGACTTGACCTTGTTACAATTATTGGATCCTCTATTTCAATCTTTAGTTTGGTTCTGCTGGTAGCGACGTTTACATTTGTGAA aaaaatgcgAACTCGAGGTAAATTCCGATCGGCATTTCTTTTGGTCAACCTTGGAATGGCGCTTTTGATCCTTAATATTTCACTGATCATAAGCGAGGCGCCGTCATTGCCAACGCCATCTACTGGATGCACAGCGATAGCGGTGCTAATTCACTTTTCTTTGCTTTCTTCATTAGCTTGGATGATGGTGGAAGGAGTAAACATTTACATTGTTGTTGTTCAT ACGATGTACGCTCGTATCCACATCACCAATCGACGAGTGATCATTCCTTCTCTTCTATGGGGTTGGTTGATGCCTGCAATCTTTGTCGCTATAGTCGCTGGTGTTGACATAAACAACTACACGAGAAATGATTCAGA GTGTTGGTTATCTGTGGACGTGGAAATTTATTTGATCGTCATCCCGGCTGCAGTGATATTGGGCATTAatcttttcttttacattgCAATTGTTGCACGTGTTGTGTGTTGTAGACGAAATTTGACTGCAGGCCAG AATCGGACTTCAGAAACTCGCAAGAATGTGTTGTTTTCCATAACTCTGTTTATAACACTTGGAGGAACTTGGTTGATCGCATTTCCGATTTCAGCAATACAACACGCAGATGATAACGTTTCCATCGTATTTGCATACATTTTTAGCGTCCTAACTGCCCTGCAAG GTTTCTTCTTGTTTTTGCTGTACGTGGTACGACAATATTTTACCAAAGATTTGTTTAAAGCTGTTGCTAGGCTATCATTTTCGAAATCTACCTCAACTTTCAGCAATCTGAATACGAACATGAGAAATTACCAGATTCCACGTCCAGATATTGTGTTGGAAAG GTCGACAGCAACGGATAGTTAA